The window TGAAGAAGATGAAAACGTAGGCGCCTAAGTAGAACGTGGCCAGGGGGAAGAGCAGTCCAAGCAAAAAGTTAGAGGTCCAGTTGGAACAACCAGCCACTGCCATGGCAGCTGGGCGGGATCCCTGGCCAAAGAGTTCAGCCACAATAAACCAGGGAATGGGGCCTGGGCCAATTTCAAAGAAGGCCACAAAGACCAGGATGGCCCCAATACAGATAAAGATCATCGAGCTATAATCATTCTTTAGTAACAAAGAAATCGTGATGAAGATGGAACAAAAAGCCATCCCTCCAAGGCCAATCAGGTGTAGAGTCCTCCTCCCAGCCCTTTCCACCAAGAACACAGACGCCACAGTGAAGATGGTGTTGACCACACCTGTGCTGATGGTGGCATAGACCGGCTCCTGGACACCTGCATCTTCGAAGATTCCTGTCGAGTAGTAGAACACCGCGTTGATCCCAGAGAGCTGCTGGGAGAGCTGGAGCATGATGGAGATAATGATGGGTTGCCGGTAGTTGGGGGAGCGGAAGAGCTCTAGTACTGTGACTTGCTTCTCCTGTGACATCCGCAcactctcttccttcatctcCTGGATGTCCTGAGCCACGTCCTCGGTGCCCCAGAATCTCTGGAGGacctcctttgctttctcctcctcctttctgttAATGAGTAAGAATCTAGGACTTTCAGGGCAAAATGGAAGGGCAGCACACTGTATGATGGCTGGTATGATGGTGAAGCCCAGGAGCAGAGGCCAGAGATCTTTAGTCCCCAAGATGACTTCTAGACCAAAGATCTGGGCCACCAGAATTCCAATAACAATGCCCAGCTGGTTGAGAGCGCCAAAGGTGCCCCGAAGGGCAGTAGGTGAGATCTCTTTAATGTACATGGGCACGAATCCTG of the Cervus canadensis isolate Bull #8, Minnesota chromosome 18, ASM1932006v1, whole genome shotgun sequence genome contains:
- the LOC122420195 gene encoding solute carrier family 2, facilitated glucose transporter member 3-like, producing MGTVKVTAPLIFAISVATIGSFQFGYNSGVINAPEAIIKDFLNYALEEQSETPPSTVLLTFLWSLSVAIFSVGGMIGSFSVGLFVNQFGRRNSMLIVNLLAIAGGCLMGFCKIAESVEMLIMGRLVIGLFCGLCTGFVPMYIKEISPTALRGTFGALNQLGIVIGILVAQIFGLEVILGTKDLWPLLLGFTIIPAIIQCAALPFCPESPRFLLINRKEEEKAKEVLQRFWGTEDVAQDIQEMKEESVRMSQEKQVTVLELFRSPNYRQPIIISIMLQLSQQLSGINAVFYYSTGIFEDAGVQEPVYATISTGVVNTIFTVASVFLVERAGRRTLHLIGLGGMAFCSIFITISLLLKNDYSSMIFICIGAILVFVAFFEIGPGPIPWFIVAELFGQGSRPAAMAVAGCSNWTSNFLLGLLFPLATFYLGAYVFIFFTIFLIIFWVFTFFKVPENHGRTFEEITPAFEG